ACAGCAAGGCTGCGCGCTTCCTCATCCCCGTCAAAGCTCTCTGAGTCGTGCTTACGCTGGGGCGCCTGTGAGTCGGTCAGTGTGCACCTGATGCGGTCCTACTATGTGCCGGGACCTGTGCAGACAGGGAAGATGCTGGGGTCAGCAGCACAGAGCCCCCGCCGCCCAGGTGCTCACAGGTGGTGATACCTTGTGTCTCCCATGGTGTAAGACAGGTAGCCTTCTATGAACGCTCTTAAGAAATTACAACCAAGTGGTTCTGTCCTAATTTTTGTCACTCAAGGCACCCAATACCCTTTATATGGTGGATTTCTGATCATATATGAGACTGTGCATAGACAGTCAGGTCTACTTAGGGTCTGAGATACATCACAGGTAGGCTGGGGCCACCCTCATATCCCACCCTGCCCCAGTCTCTCACGGCTCCTGCCTCCAACCCCAAGCAGGGGGTGGAGGAGTCTGGAGACTCTGACCCAGGTTTCAATGGAAACGCTACATTAAGAGCGGTCCAGGTGGAAGGCGACTCTGGGAGGGTCTGTGGGACTGTCTGGAACCGAGAAAGGGCCTGGGGCCTTGGGAGGCGACAGCAGCACAGGAGAAACTCTGTGAGAAATGGTGGAGGAGGTGAGAGCAGAAACCAGAGTCCAGCGAAAGGACAGTGAGAACTCCTAAACTCATGAGCGCTGGGACGGCCCCTCAGGGACCAggagggagatgacgtgggctccGTGCAGGTGCTGGCATCTCAGGGACGATCCTTTGCAGGGCTCTGTGTTGGCCAAGGAGACCTAAGAAGAGATGGTGAGTGTTTCTTCCTTGAACCTTCCCTGATCCCTCACCCCAGAGGCTccactttcccttcttccttctttaaaCGGGCTTCCTGAGAGCAGGTGAGTCGACCACATCCAGTCCCGAGATCTGCTTCCTTCCAGAGTCACCTCCCAAGCCCTCCCTGAGCGCCTGGCCCAGCTCGGTGGCACCTGCCCGCAGTAACGTGACCCTGCGCTGCTCGACTCCTACCAAGGATGTAAACTTTGTTCTCAGAAAGGGAGGAAAGGTCTTGGAGCTCTTGCAATCACCTGATTCCACAGAGGGCCAGGCGGAATTTCACCTGACGGATCTAAAAAGCATTAATGCTGGAGAGTACACCTGTGAATACTACAGAAAAGGCCATCCCCACATAAGTTCACAGCCCAGTGATGTCCTGCAACTACTGGTGACAGGTGAGGAGGGGGTGCCTCAGAATGACGTGGGATCTCCCTAGGGACAGGGACGAGGGAGGAGCCAGAGGAAGGGGGGGCGGGGTGTCCCCATCTCCAGCGTAGTTGGGGAGGGGGAGACGGAGAAAGTCAGGCAGAGAACTGATGCCTTGGTTTTACCCAGGGCTTGTAGGAGGGAGCAGCTCCTTCCTGGAGTCAGAGTAGAAAGAGGCTGAGCTCAGGTACCTGTCATTCCCACACTCCCTGAGAGCCTCCTTCCAGGAGAACAGCGGTGAGTGGGGGACCCAAGGCTTCTCCCCGTGATCTCAGAGTCCTCCTTCTCTTACAGGGTATTTTTCTAAACCTTCCCTCCAAGCCCACCAAAGGGGTGTTGTGACTGAAGGAGCAGAGGTGACCCTGCAGTGCCAGAGGCCAGACACTGAAATTGTGGCTGTAATGTTTGCCCTACTGAAGGCAGGAACGCCAATGCCCGTGCAGCGCCGGAGTCCAGCAGGGAAGGAGACAGACTTCTCCCTTCAGAATGTGAGCATCGGTGACACAGGGAACTACAGCTGTGTGTACTACCAGACAAGGGCCCCTTTCTTGGCCTCCCGCCCCAGTGATCACCTTGCGATCCGGGTGACAGGTAAGATTTTGCATGATGTTTGaggaagtttttgtttgttttcaatttaaataagtGAGTGTTCGACCATCATCCTCTGATTCACATTTTCTCCATCACTTGTTCTGTCATTTCCTTTTAAcatctttcctttccttatttccagtcctttgccttttttttccccctattgtGCATTCTTGGTCAATTTCTCATGCTTTTCTTCAAAATGATCCAACCCATTATCAGAATCCCTTCTACCAgaaattctctgtctctcttaagCTTGGTTTATTCTGGCAATCGTGATTTTATCCCCAATAATTTTTTGTTGCTGCTCTCAGAGTGCTGTTCCCACAGTCTCCGCATGGGGGGAAGTGGCTGTGACATCCTTTCCCGTCTCACAGACCTTGCTGTAAGGGTGCTTCTGAGATGACGCTGTTTCCTGGCGGAATTTTGCTGGACTCTCCTTTCTCAGCTTTGTAAATTCTCTTCAATGCTCTCGAGTCTTCCCAGGTAGTCAGTAAACGTTTTGTAACGAGGAATTAGGGTCTGGGTGGGGTCCGCGCTGAGAGGAAGAGCAGGCTTACCGAGCAAGGTAGCATCATTACAAATTTCTCCTTGTGGATTTGTCTTCGGGGAACATTGTCACTGATGGGTTTAGAGATGAACGTCACCATAACTGGCATGTGTCGGGAGGAAGATGCAAATGCAGGCTTCTCTTTCAGGACCAAGACCAGTGCCAAGCTTAAGCCCTTCTTGGCTGAAGCTGAGATCCACCATGGTCCAGATGCTTAGCCACTAAactcaatctttcttttaaaaaaattatttatttttaagtttttagatggaagtatagtcagtttacaaggtatcaatttctggtgtacagcgtactGTTTCAGGCACATGTACATTCCTTTttgaattccttttcattacaggttactaccaggtattgaatacagttccctgtgctgcagagaagaaccttgctgtttatctgtattatatatagcagttagtatttCCCAAtcgcaaactcccaatttatcccttcccaccccctaaaCTCAATTTTTCTTAAGCTCATTGCCTGCATAAAGTTTtgtgctggaggtgggggtgatgTACATGAAGCTACTGAATTATTTCAGCACTCTGTGGAGCAATTTTGATTTTTAGTGTTGCTCCTACAAAGAATTCCTCATATATGGAGGGAGAAGGGCAAAAGGAAACATGGGAAGGTGGAAATGAGACAAACAGCAAGTAAATGAAATCCGAGGGACAAGGCAGGAGAACAGGAAGGGCAGAGGATGCAGGGAGAATTACTACAACTCCCATAAAatcccatttttttcccccagtgattAGAGCTTTAAGGTAGGTACAGGGGGCCACTAGCCGGGAAAACCAAGTGGGCATCTGAGAGTCACGCCTGGCAGATCCATTTGGGAAGCAGGGAGGCCCTTGCATGGTCAGTGCTGCTCATCTCGCTTCTAGGTTCCCCACGTACCACAGCCTTGGACTACACCACGGGGAACCTCATCCGACTGGGCCTGGCTGCCGCAGCCCTGGTCATTGCAGGTGCCTTCCTGCTCGAAGCCTGCTGTAGCCAGGAGTCTCCACGGGGtgtcaggtaaaaaaaaaaaaaaaaaacaccccaaactGAGCACTTCTCATTTTCATGGGCTGGTGTAGTGATACAGcgtccttctttttttttttaattttcccttatggtttattacaaaatattgaatatagctccctgtgctatacagtaggtccttgttatttaattattatatatatagtagtatctgcaaatcccaaactcctaatttatccctccccgctttggtaaccataagtctgttttctatgcctgtgattctgtttctgttctgtaaataagttcacttgtgtcatttttttttagatcccacatataagtgatatcatatggtatctgtcctctgacttacttcacttagtgtgctaatctctaggtccatccacatggctgcaaatggcattattttattctttttaaggctgagtggtattccattgcatgcatacaccacaacttctttacctattcatctgtcagtggacatttaggttgcttccatgtcttggctattgcaaatagtgctgctatgaacactggggtgcgtgcaTCTTTccaaattaagagttttctctggatatgtgcccccaagtgggactgctggctcatacagtaactctatttttagtttttttaaggaaactccataccattttccacagtggctgcactaatttacatcccaccagcagtgtaggagggttcccttttctccacagcctctccagcatttactacTCATAGCCTGTTTACTGATGGCCagtctgaccggtgtgaggtgacacctcattggtttcagtttgcatttctctgataattagcgatgttgagcatcttttcacgtgcctacTGGCCACTGATACAGGGTTCTTTAAACACCAAACTCTACTATTAGATGTGTGTTTTGCAACACGGGCATGAATGGCATTTTGGGTGACACATTTCCTCAGCATGTGTGACTGTTCTGTTCATTGTAAGAAcatatctcttttcttttcccgTTAAACGGCAGTTGAAGCCTCAATTATTGTggaatgaaaacaaaatcataCCTTTTAAGAATGGGAACATGGGGGTATTTTTCCTGGTTGAGAACCTCTGTTTAGATCTGTGGACAATaacattttctcttcctccctctttctttcttgtccACAGGTCCCCAGAAGGACGATGGGTGCTTGAGCAAGCTAGACCTGCTGTATCTTGACTGCTCTGGGGAACCAGCTTTCTCAGCTCTATTGAGAGCTCCTGAAGGACAAGATGATGGCTTTCTTCCTTCTGTAATCTTCCCCGGGGCAGAGGACAGGAATGAGCATAAACACTCACCTGATAAACTCAGAATGACTAAAAATTGCTTAGAACGTTGGCGTCACACTAGGTAGCATGCGGGTTTCCACCAGCAGGAACTGCTCTTCCATTGACAAGTGGGGAAACCATGCTTCTGGGATAACATACATTATTGTTTCCCcctgtattttgtatttctgggCCAGCACTtgtcaaatattaaaatttttgtgcTTATCACACATCGTTTAAACGTTATTCCACACGTTCCCAGCGCTTTACCTAATTTTGAGAGCATCGCACTCTTTTAAACAGCATCACTTTGCTCTCGAGTTGTGCCCAGTATTTCCGGTGCAGGTGTAAAATGTGATCCATTATATTTTGTTCTCAAGATCTGTTGTTGTTTCCTGCTAAATAATCTGGTTCTTTTTCATAACTCACtcgtatttcagaactttcatctcctctcttaggactctgcagattttggtagGAAAATTGAGTTCCAATTGTAGGGGAAACAATCCTCTGGGCTTCATTCCTCGTTTCATCTGCTCGCTTCTGTTCTGCTGGCTCTCATCAGGTCCCGGACGAGTCCTGCTCCTCTCATCATTACCGCTGAGGTCCTCCTCTCACGGCTGATGTCGCTGTGTGTCCGATGAAGTTAGAGAGCCGGGCTTTGTCCACCACATCCTTCAGTGCGCCAGTGGCGGCGGGGGAACTGTGGGTTTCCCTGGGCTGTACATCACGTGGCTAGTGCTTGCTCAGTGTGAAGGCTCCTAGTAGCCTCAGGCATCaggagaatttttctttctttctgtccaaTTAGGAAAAGCTATGGACCCTCCTGAGAATGGACCCCTCTGGCCGCTGCCTGGTCAAACACAGTCAAAATGGACAGGACACTGGGTTTATAGTCAGTCAGTGTGTCAAACAGACAGCAGTTGCTCACCCCACAGCCTTCCTGTTGCATTTTCCATGTGAAACAGCTTTGGGCCATGCTCCCACTCTCTAATGCATGACTGTCCATgtctattttattctatttttaaaatttccatttctttcttagattgaccaCTGATTAATTCTTCTGTTGACACTATATTCATCATCTTCATGGAGTACACATATTTCAGAACATATAAAATTGTACacttcatttttaatgatttcttaaaatttattttaaattttttttatgttttttgggggagaaggagaagcaattaggtttatttatttattttaatggaggtactgcggattgaacccaggacctcgtgcatgccaagccacacactttaccactgagctacaccctccctgctcaTGTGTATTTTAGACTATGTTTTTACTCTTCTATCACATCCTCactttaacatttatttgaaatcatTATAGATTCACAGGAGACTGCAACAATAGTACAGTACAGCCCTTCACCTGGTTTCTCCCCAGTGGTCCATTATTCATCCGTAACAATATCAAATCCAAGAAGCTGACGACGTTAGGCAGgtgacatgatactctatacaGAAAACCTAAAGACGCCacacaaaaactgttagaactaataaatgaattcaccaaagttgcaggatataagacTAATATGCAGAAATCTACTGCTTTTCTATACATTAATGattaaatatcagaaaaataaagtaaaaaaaaatcccatttaaaatcacatcaaaaagaataaaatacctaggaacaaactTCGCCAACGAGGTGAAACCCTACACTCTGAAAACTATGGAGCACCGATGAGGAAACCTGAGGATGATTTAAAGGAACGGAAAGATGCCACATGCTCTCGGATCAGAAGTGCTAACATGGTTAAAGTGGCCACACTACCCAGCGCAGTCTACAGATCTCACGCAATCTCTGTGAAAATACCCATGCATGACACGTCTCAAGatctagaacaaataatcctaaagttcatgtggaaccacaaaagaccccaaatttgaaaagcaatcttgagaaaaaagaacaaagctagaggtatcaccctccc
This Camelus bactrianus isolate YW-2024 breed Bactrian camel chromosome 9, ASM4877302v1, whole genome shotgun sequence DNA region includes the following protein-coding sequences:
- the LOC105074481 gene encoding T-cell-interacting, activating receptor on myeloid cells protein 1, whose protein sequence is MIPELLSLLCFRLCVGQGDLRRDESPPKPSLSAWPSSVAPARSNVTLRCSTPTKDVNFVLRKGGKVLELLQSPDSTEGQAEFHLTDLKSINAGEYTCEYYRKGHPHISSQPSDVLQLLVTGYFSKPSLQAHQRGVVTEGAEVTLQCQRPDTEIVAVMFALLKAGTPMPVQRRSPAGKETDFSLQNVSIGDTGNYSCVYYQTRAPFLASRPSDHLAIRVTGSPRTTALDYTTGNLIRLGLAAAALVIAGAFLLEACCSQESPRGVRSPEGRWVLEQARPAVS